In one window of Cytophagaceae bacterium ABcell3 DNA:
- a CDS encoding DUF427 domain-containing protein — MKAIYKDQIIAESNNTIEVDGYRYFPKSSIKEEFLEESEHNSICPWKGEASYYHVKANGDMSKNAAWEYPNPKGKASFLEGYIGFWKDIKIER; from the coding sequence ATGAAAGCTATATACAAAGATCAAATTATTGCCGAAAGCAACAATACAATAGAAGTAGATGGCTATAGGTATTTTCCAAAAAGCTCCATTAAAGAAGAATTCCTAGAAGAGTCAGAACACAACTCCATTTGCCCTTGGAAAGGAGAAGCATCCTACTATCATGTAAAAGCCAATGGCGATATGAGCAAAAATGCCGCATGGGAGTATCCAAACCCTAAAGGAAAAGCATCGTTCTTAGAAGGCTATATTGGGTTTTGGAAAGACATTAAAATAGAACGGTAA
- a CDS encoding serine hydrolase domain-containing protein: protein MNAKLLLLLILLLSACREPIVAPTTNCNTYNSNQEHLKGAAISNLMIEYRKKGLPGMAIMIKDQEGEWIGAEGKADIDKDIDMQPCHISQTASITKLFFAALALKLHEEKTLDINRPVSEYLPSEITQKIENAEQITLYMLLNHSSGLYNHSTDRSFYLDILNNPTKRWKAKELMEYVYDHPSRFPPGTNVSYSNSNTLLASLVVDYATGVKHGKLLRDKILDPLRLNDTFYPFHDNLPEHGVAQGYFDLYNNGKIVNISNYNTGIGNGYNGLHSTVIDLHTFLEALLINKTVLSQESLDIMLEINPIKSNDTRFGVGVIEDFLDRRDPLEYGIGHGGRDLAYTGELFYFPEKNVSFSLLMNYGNDTYSRLNPIYLDFRRRLVNLLME, encoded by the coding sequence ATGAATGCCAAACTACTTTTGCTGCTAATATTACTGTTGAGCGCATGCAGAGAACCAATAGTTGCCCCAACTACGAATTGTAACACCTATAACTCAAATCAAGAACATTTAAAAGGAGCGGCTATTTCGAACCTAATGATTGAATATAGAAAAAAAGGGCTTCCTGGCATGGCTATTATGATCAAAGACCAAGAAGGCGAATGGATAGGAGCAGAAGGCAAAGCAGACATTGACAAAGATATTGACATGCAACCCTGCCATATCAGCCAAACGGCAAGTATTACAAAACTTTTTTTTGCTGCACTTGCGCTGAAACTGCACGAAGAAAAAACGCTGGACATAAACCGACCGGTCAGCGAATACTTACCTTCGGAAATAACACAAAAAATAGAGAATGCAGAACAAATAACTTTATACATGTTACTGAACCACAGTTCAGGGCTTTATAACCACTCTACGGACAGGTCCTTTTACTTAGATATTTTAAATAACCCTACCAAAAGATGGAAAGCAAAAGAACTGATGGAGTATGTTTACGACCACCCGTCCCGCTTCCCTCCTGGCACAAATGTTTCCTACAGCAATTCTAATACCTTATTGGCCAGTCTGGTGGTAGATTATGCAACGGGGGTAAAGCATGGGAAGCTTTTAAGAGACAAGATCCTCGACCCACTAAGACTAAATGACACTTTCTATCCGTTTCACGACAACCTTCCTGAACACGGTGTAGCCCAAGGTTATTTCGACCTTTACAACAACGGCAAAATAGTAAACATCAGCAACTACAATACGGGAATTGGTAACGGGTACAATGGACTGCACTCTACTGTCATTGACCTACATACTTTTCTAGAAGCGCTTTTAATTAACAAAACAGTCCTTTCTCAGGAAAGCTTGGATATAATGCTAGAAATTAATCCAATCAAGAGTAATGATACAAGGTTCGGAGTAGGAGTAATTGAAGACTTTCTGGACAGAAGAGACCCTTTAGAGTATGGGATAGGACATGGCGGACGAGATCTGGCCTATACAGGCGAACTGTTTTATTTCCCCGAAAAAAACGTCTCTTTTTCATTGCTCATGAACTATGGCAACGATACCTATAGCCGCCTCAACCCCATTTACCTGGATTTCAGAAGAAGACTTGTAAACCTGTTAATGGAATAA